A part of Eschrichtius robustus isolate mEscRob2 chromosome 20, mEscRob2.pri, whole genome shotgun sequence genomic DNA contains:
- the MRM3 gene encoding rRNA methyltransferase 3, mitochondrial isoform X1 — translation MAVLGECACWATRPLLPVVRTWELDARRWVRALRRSPVKVVFPSGQVVERKPGPGKQPRKAAAETSPREQRLKQSRQVPPSQTPSTWEESGLRYDKAFPGDKRLSSVMTVVKSRPFREKQGKILLEGRRLIADALKAGAVPKVFFFSRLEYIKELPIEKLKGVSLIKVKFEDIKDWSDLVTPQGIMGIFAKPDHVKMTYPETQLRHTLPILLICDNLRDPGNLGTILRSAAGVGCSKVLLTKGCVDAWEPKVLRAGMGAHFQVPIINNVDWEAVPNYLPTDTRVYVADNCGLYMQAQGQAQAQMSNKASDCGWVCDRRPLQFHKYEEEEENLESAANKGWLPELEVQSYDSDWTEAPAAVVIGGESSGVSLESLQLAESTGGGRLLIPIVPGVDSLNSAMAASILLFEGKRQLRVRAEHLSRDGSYH, via the exons ATGGCGGTGCTGGGGGAGTGCGCGTGTTGGGCCACGCGACCGTTGCTGCCGGTGGTGCGGACTTGGGAACTCGACGCGCGGCGCTGGGTCCGGGCGCTGCGGCGCAGCCCCGTGAAAGTGGTGTTTCCATCAGGTCAGGTCGTGGAACGGAAGCCCGGTCCCGGGAAGCAGCCTCGGAAGGCGGCGGCAGAGACCAGTCCCCGCGAACAGCGACTGAAGCAGTCGCGTCAGGTTCCCCCATCCCAGACCCCCAGCACCTGGGAAGAGTCGGGGCTTCGCTATGATAAGGCTTTCCCTGGAGACAAAAGGCTGAG CAGTGTGATGACAGTAGTTAAGTCCAGGCCATTTCGGGAAAAGCAAGGGAAGATCCTGTTGGAAGGTCGTAGGCTGATTGCAGATGCTCTCAAGGCTGGTGCTGTGCCCaaagttttcttctttagccGTCTGGAATACATAAAGGAGCTGCCCATTGAGAAGCTGAAGGGTGTTAGCCTCATTAAGGTGAAATTTGAGGACATCAAGGATTGGTCCGACCTAGTAACACCACAAGGAATAATGG ggaTTTTTGCCAAACCTGACCACGTTAAGATGACATACCCAGAGACTCAGCTTCGCCACACACTGCCCATATTGTTGATTTGTGACAATCTCCGCGACCCTGGGAACCTGGGGACAATTCTGCGATCTGCTGCTGGTGTAGGCTGCAGCAAAGTGTTACTCACCAAAG GCTGTGTGGATGCCTGGGAACCCAAAGTGCTGCGGGCAGGTATGGGCGCACATTTCCAAGTGCCCATCATCAACAACGTGGactgggaagcagtgcccaacTACCTGCCCACCGACACCCGCGTCTACGTGGCTGACAACTGTGGCCTTTACATGCAGGCCCagggccaggcccaggcccagatgTCTAATAAGGCCAGTGACTGCGGCTGGGTATGTGACCGACGACCCCTACAGTTTCACAAgtatgaggaggaggaagagaatctAGAAAGTGCAGCCAATAAAGGCTGGCTCCCTGAACTTGAGGTCCAGAGTTACGACTCAGACTGGACAGAGGCACCTGCAGCTGTGGTGATAGGTGGGGAGAGCAGCGGCGTGAGCCTGGAGTCCCTGCAGTTGGCTGAGAGCACGGGCGGCGGGAGGCTGCTGATCCCCATCGTGCCCGGTGTGGACAGCCTGAACTCGGCCATGGCTGCGAGCATCCTGCTCTTTGAAGGGAAGAGACAACTGCGGGTGAGGGCGGAACACTTGAGCAGGGACGGGAGTTACCACTGA
- the MRM3 gene encoding rRNA methyltransferase 3, mitochondrial isoform X3, producing the protein MDIHVGRCMEQVLKGYTPRLKAVMRERRALNFSIRMFSPRIFAKPDHVKMTYPETQLRHTLPILLICDNLRDPGNLGTILRSAAGVGCSKVLLTKGCVDAWEPKVLRAGMGAHFQVPIINNVDWEAVPNYLPTDTRVYVADNCGLYMQAQGQAQAQMSNKASDCGWVCDRRPLQFHKYEEEEENLESAANKGWLPELEVQSYDSDWTEAPAAVVIGGESSGVSLESLQLAESTGGGRLLIPIVPGVDSLNSAMAASILLFEGKRQLRVRAEHLSRDGSYH; encoded by the exons ATGGACATACACGTAGGGAGATGCATGGAACAAGTTCTGAAAGGATACACTCCAAGGTTGAAAGCAGTTATGAGGGAGAGGAGGGCACTGAATTTCTCGATCAGAATGTTTTCACCTA ggaTTTTTGCCAAACCTGACCACGTTAAGATGACATACCCAGAGACTCAGCTTCGCCACACACTGCCCATATTGTTGATTTGTGACAATCTCCGCGACCCTGGGAACCTGGGGACAATTCTGCGATCTGCTGCTGGTGTAGGCTGCAGCAAAGTGTTACTCACCAAAG GCTGTGTGGATGCCTGGGAACCCAAAGTGCTGCGGGCAGGTATGGGCGCACATTTCCAAGTGCCCATCATCAACAACGTGGactgggaagcagtgcccaacTACCTGCCCACCGACACCCGCGTCTACGTGGCTGACAACTGTGGCCTTTACATGCAGGCCCagggccaggcccaggcccagatgTCTAATAAGGCCAGTGACTGCGGCTGGGTATGTGACCGACGACCCCTACAGTTTCACAAgtatgaggaggaggaagagaatctAGAAAGTGCAGCCAATAAAGGCTGGCTCCCTGAACTTGAGGTCCAGAGTTACGACTCAGACTGGACAGAGGCACCTGCAGCTGTGGTGATAGGTGGGGAGAGCAGCGGCGTGAGCCTGGAGTCCCTGCAGTTGGCTGAGAGCACGGGCGGCGGGAGGCTGCTGATCCCCATCGTGCCCGGTGTGGACAGCCTGAACTCGGCCATGGCTGCGAGCATCCTGCTCTTTGAAGGGAAGAGACAACTGCGGGTGAGGGCGGAACACTTGAGCAGGGACGGGAGTTACCACTGA
- the MRM3 gene encoding rRNA methyltransferase 3, mitochondrial isoform X2 — translation MTVVKSRPFREKQGKILLEGRRLIADALKAGAVPKVFFFSRLEYIKELPIEKLKGVSLIKVKFEDIKDWSDLVTPQGIMGIFAKPDHVKMTYPETQLRHTLPILLICDNLRDPGNLGTILRSAAGVGCSKVLLTKGCVDAWEPKVLRAGMGAHFQVPIINNVDWEAVPNYLPTDTRVYVADNCGLYMQAQGQAQAQMSNKASDCGWVCDRRPLQFHKYEEEEENLESAANKGWLPELEVQSYDSDWTEAPAAVVIGGESSGVSLESLQLAESTGGGRLLIPIVPGVDSLNSAMAASILLFEGKRQLRVRAEHLSRDGSYH, via the exons ATGACAGTAGTTAAGTCCAGGCCATTTCGGGAAAAGCAAGGGAAGATCCTGTTGGAAGGTCGTAGGCTGATTGCAGATGCTCTCAAGGCTGGTGCTGTGCCCaaagttttcttctttagccGTCTGGAATACATAAAGGAGCTGCCCATTGAGAAGCTGAAGGGTGTTAGCCTCATTAAGGTGAAATTTGAGGACATCAAGGATTGGTCCGACCTAGTAACACCACAAGGAATAATGG ggaTTTTTGCCAAACCTGACCACGTTAAGATGACATACCCAGAGACTCAGCTTCGCCACACACTGCCCATATTGTTGATTTGTGACAATCTCCGCGACCCTGGGAACCTGGGGACAATTCTGCGATCTGCTGCTGGTGTAGGCTGCAGCAAAGTGTTACTCACCAAAG GCTGTGTGGATGCCTGGGAACCCAAAGTGCTGCGGGCAGGTATGGGCGCACATTTCCAAGTGCCCATCATCAACAACGTGGactgggaagcagtgcccaacTACCTGCCCACCGACACCCGCGTCTACGTGGCTGACAACTGTGGCCTTTACATGCAGGCCCagggccaggcccaggcccagatgTCTAATAAGGCCAGTGACTGCGGCTGGGTATGTGACCGACGACCCCTACAGTTTCACAAgtatgaggaggaggaagagaatctAGAAAGTGCAGCCAATAAAGGCTGGCTCCCTGAACTTGAGGTCCAGAGTTACGACTCAGACTGGACAGAGGCACCTGCAGCTGTGGTGATAGGTGGGGAGAGCAGCGGCGTGAGCCTGGAGTCCCTGCAGTTGGCTGAGAGCACGGGCGGCGGGAGGCTGCTGATCCCCATCGTGCCCGGTGTGGACAGCCTGAACTCGGCCATGGCTGCGAGCATCCTGCTCTTTGAAGGGAAGAGACAACTGCGGGTGAGGGCGGAACACTTGAGCAGGGACGGGAGTTACCACTGA